One Candidatus Desulfatibia profunda genomic window carries:
- a CDS encoding TOBE domain-containing protein, giving the protein MNSKNNDTGSKERHVRTFPVPERTSHARIVAMANANRCLDAVQLGRLEQSFRDWAKDSPRSDVGLSRIRILLIFLLIRYTGARLNEVLALDPFRDIDFNRQSVVFGKAGAKMDRPYREVQIPQTLSVEIQTALNEPTFKKFLKNFFNVDPGHVRRKFYERAAACGFPKKLGAPDVIRKSRAVELMQNNMPLPVVQKILGHSTPNLAASYVEFSDDDIQQVAKFHLEKETCRKTSARNTFFGKIHAIQRGDIQAKVELVTIAGELVTTVITNDSLARLGLKAGSLISAEVKSPWVILQKSDAELECSAENRFRGTVERIMKGEVITEYVVRLFDGTQLCSVVSTESSQRLGLKENDPVWAIFNSFAVVLHLE; this is encoded by the coding sequence ATGAACAGTAAAAACAACGATACAGGCTCCAAAGAGCGCCATGTCCGGACTTTTCCCGTGCCGGAACGCACAAGCCACGCTCGCATCGTTGCCATGGCGAATGCCAACCGGTGCTTGGACGCAGTTCAACTCGGCCGGTTGGAACAATCATTTCGCGACTGGGCCAAGGACTCGCCAAGGTCGGACGTGGGATTGTCCCGGATACGCATTTTGCTCATCTTTTTACTGATCCGTTACACCGGTGCCAGGCTGAACGAGGTTTTGGCCCTCGATCCGTTTCGAGATATTGACTTCAACCGGCAATCGGTCGTTTTCGGCAAAGCGGGCGCCAAAATGGATAGACCTTACCGTGAAGTTCAGATACCGCAAACGCTTTCAGTCGAAATCCAGACGGCGCTCAATGAGCCCACTTTCAAGAAATTTCTGAAAAATTTTTTTAACGTGGATCCCGGCCATGTCCGTCGCAAGTTCTATGAACGTGCAGCGGCCTGCGGCTTTCCGAAAAAGCTGGGAGCCCCGGATGTAATCCGCAAATCCCGCGCCGTGGAGTTGATGCAAAACAATATGCCTTTGCCGGTCGTTCAGAAGATTTTAGGCCATTCAACACCTAATTTGGCTGCTTCCTATGTCGAGTTTTCCGATGATGATATTCAACAAGTGGCCAAATTTCATCTTGAAAAAGAAACCTGCCGAAAAACCAGCGCACGCAACACCTTTTTCGGTAAAATTCACGCCATTCAGCGAGGAGACATCCAGGCGAAAGTGGAACTTGTCACCATCGCAGGTGAGTTGGTAACTACGGTAATAACCAACGACAGTCTGGCAAGGCTTGGTCTCAAAGCGGGTTCGCTGATCAGTGCCGAAGTCAAATCCCCTTGGGTAATTTTGCAGAAAAGTGACGCGGAGCTCGAGTGTTCGGCCGAGAACAGGTTTCGCGGCACCGTCGAGCGGATCATGAAAGGCGAAGTCATTACAGAGTACGTGGTACGCCTTTTCGATGGAACGCAACTTTGTTCAGTGGTATCCACAGAAAGCAGTCAGCGACTCGGCCTTAAAGAAAATGATCCGGTCTGGGCCATTTTCAACAGCTTTGCCGTGGTGTTGCATCTAGAGTAG